In Ancalomicrobiaceae bacterium S20, the following proteins share a genomic window:
- a CDS encoding GyrI-like domain-containing protein, producing the protein MAPGATQSPAPAEPSKPAQTAEPESILLPDRPVLSMTGTATWEEAEKELGRSFEQIFAAIREAGLKQAGPPMVEYTESDDESFGFKAMVPLADEAGDNLPEDIERGRSPTGRALKFVHRGSFDGLEAVYNKIFDYLAAKNLQVLRVIEEYPSDPANTPADKMVTNIYVFTEQP; encoded by the coding sequence ATGGCGCCGGGTGCGACCCAGTCCCCGGCGCCGGCCGAGCCGTCGAAGCCGGCGCAGACGGCCGAGCCGGAGAGCATCCTGCTGCCCGACCGGCCGGTCCTGTCGATGACCGGCACCGCGACCTGGGAGGAGGCCGAGAAGGAGCTCGGCCGCTCGTTCGAGCAGATCTTCGCGGCGATTCGCGAGGCCGGCCTGAAGCAGGCCGGGCCGCCCATGGTCGAATATACCGAGAGCGACGACGAGAGTTTTGGCTTCAAGGCCATGGTGCCGCTCGCCGACGAGGCCGGCGACAACCTGCCGGAGGATATCGAGCGCGGCCGCTCGCCGACCGGCCGCGCGCTCAAGTTCGTGCACAGGGGCTCGTTCGACGGGCTGGAGGCGGTCTACAACAAGATCTTCGACTACCTCGCCGCCAAGAACCTGCAGGTGCTCCGGGTGATCGAGGAATATCCGTCGGACCCGGCGAACACGCCGGCCGACAAGATGGTCACCAACATCTACGTGTTCACTGAGCAGCCCTAG